A genomic stretch from Bradysia coprophila strain Holo2 unplaced genomic scaffold, BU_Bcop_v1 contig_396, whole genome shotgun sequence includes:
- the LOC119082207 gene encoding protein CREBRF homolog isoform X1, producing the protein MRLQMDEQLFRMLYRTAAMSQNQKLPSSGDFYDNNSSSNSFTLMKPDPSLNYSNSMDTTSSNLSTTAMPIPRTRQLADFSEFNFDLDQSLSPQSLQDCNIITSNGIYGMQQTSTNSNTMWSAINDAIGMPKQELHIDDDDIFQVDNADLFPGPTLAELNDDTILEDLNIEDFILQQDNTLILSSTHPTLTTLQPSQNVMMTNISPPQQLLQTQQHVQLQQQQQQQQQQQMNMQGIIIAQDALYDDPSSPYDIYNTTPTKSLNSSNAFSPGSHNSSNSPQLHNSVSPPLHGFNNNVSMQSKPQYSTLQELLKKEYVLSDRTQLGQSVPGPSSTLLMAGAHNPDGFASNRRIQFQQQQMNSSRLSSSAPTSTGLWENQQVWQRREPRKHLLSTSSVAEAGSTSSLSTGGILSPEGHDFSHDEGYDDSDSDHYEDYSTDNDSDNEDTPRSSGNKKERFFWQYNVQAKGPKGQRLVIKSQLEDPHVLNEITDPVFSPNCSVRGIKVIKHSGKARKGDGNDLTPNPRKLYSIGKELDKLGKTINDMTPVSELPFNVRPKSRKEKNKLASRACRLKKKAQHEANKIKLFGLETEHKRLINGIIDIKKALAYKCGRPHENTDEANVQIEKVAVQSTTLKIAGSSTEFVNKVLEKVKSGTPSGGLEEITTDN; encoded by the exons ATGAGACTACAAATGGATGAACAATTATTTAGGATGTTATACAG AACAGCAGCAATgagtcaaaatcaaaaattgccGAGTAGCGGCGATTTTTACGACAACAACAGCTCATCAAACAGTTTTACGTTGATGAAACCGGATCCCAGCTTGAACTACAGTAACTCCATGGACACAACGTCCAGTAACCTGTCGACAACGGCAATGCCTATTCCTCGTACACGTCAGCTGGCCGATTTCTCAGAGTTTAATTTCGATCTGGATCAATCTTTATCGCCGCAATCGCTTCAAGATTGCAATATAATTACATCCAACGGCATCTATGGCATGCAACAAACGTCCACGAATTCGAATACCATGTGGAGTGCGATCAACGATGCCATTGGAATGCCGAAACAGGAACTACACATCGATGATGATGACATTTTTCAGGTGGACAACGCTGACTTATTTCCCGGACCGACTTTGGCTGAGCTGAACGATGATACGATTTTGGAAGATTTGAATATTGAAGATTTCATTTTGCAACAGGACAATACGCTTATTTTGTCATCGACCCACCCGACGTTGACCACTTTGCAGCCGTCGCAGAATGTCATGATGACGAATATTTCACCACCGCAACAGCTTCTACAAACCCAACAACACGTTCAAttacaacaacagcagcagcaacaacaacaacagcaaatgAATATGCAAGGCATTATAATAGCACAAGATGCACTCTATGATGATCCTTCCAGTCCGTACGATATCTATAATACCACGCCAACCAAATCGTTGAATTCCAGCAATGCATTTTCGCCAGGCAGCCATAACAGTTCCAATTCGCCACAACTTCACAATTCAGTATCACCTCCGTTGCACGGATTCAACAACAATGTTTCGATGCAAAGTAAGCCACAGTACTCCACCCTACAAGAATTACTCAAGAAAGAGTACGTGCTATCCGATCGAACGCAATTGGGTCAGTCGGTTCCAGGGCCGTCGTCAACATTATTGATGGCTGGTGCACATAATCCGGACGGATTTGCATCCAATCGTCGAATACAATTTCAACAACAGCAAATGAACTCATCGCGCCTGTCGTCATCTGCTCCGACCTCAACTGGGCTGTGGGAAAATCAGCAAGTGTGGCAACGTCGTGAGCCcagaaaacatttattgtCGACCAGCAGTGTAGCCGAGGCCGGTTCAACGTCATCACTGAGCACTGGCGGTATTTTAAGTCCTGAAGGTCACGATTTTTCACACGATGAAGGCTACGATGACAGTGATAGCGATCATTATGAAGACTATTCTACGGACAATG ATTCCGATAACGAAGACACACCCCGGTCTAGCGGTAATAAGAAGGAGCGCTTCTTTTGGCAATACAACGTCCAGGCGAAGGGACCGAAAGGTCAGCGTCTAGTTATCAAATCCCAATTGGAGGATCCGCATGTCTTGAATGAAATCACCGATCCCGTTTTTAGCCCTAATTGCTCTGTGCGAGGAATTAAGGTAATAAAG CATAGCGGCAAGGCAAGAAAGGGTGACGGCAACGATTTGACACCGAATCCGCGGAAATTGTACAGCATCGGCAAGGAACTCGATAAATTGGGAAAGACGATAAATGACATGACGCCAGTCAGTGAATTACCATTTAACGTACGGCCAAAGtctagaaaagaaaaaaataaattggctTCACGAGCTTGTCGACTAAAAAAGAAGGCACAACACGAGgcgaacaaaatcaaattattcgGATTGGAGACGGAGCATA AACGATTAATCAATGGAATAATCGATATTAAAAAGGCATTGGCTTACAAGTGTGGGCGTCCACATGAAAATACTGACGAGGCGAACGTTCAAATCGAAAAAGTTGCTGTTCAGTCTACAA CTCTCAAAATAGCAGGTTCATCGACAGAATTTGTGAACAAAGTTCTGGAGAAAGTCAAGTCAGGGACACCAAGTGGGGGATTGGAAGAGATAACAACGGATAATTAA
- the LOC119082207 gene encoding protein CREBRF homolog isoform X2: protein MRLQMDEQLFRMLYRTAAMSQNQKLPSSGDFYDNNSSSNSFTLMKPDPSLNYSNSMDTTSSNLSTTAMPIPRTRQLADFSEFNFDLDQSLSPQSLQDCNIITSNGIYGMQQTSTNSNTMWSAINDAIGMPKQELHIDDDDIFQVDNADLFPGPTLAELNDDTILEDLNIEDFILQQDNTLILSSTHPTLTTLQPSQNVMMTNISPPQQLLQTQQHVQLQQQQQQQQQQQMNMQGIIIAQDALYDDPSSPYDIYNTTPTKSLNSSNAFSPGSHNSSNSPQLHNSVSPPLHGFNNNVSMQSKPQYSTLQELLKKEYVLSDRTQLGQSVPGPSSTLLMAGAHNPDGFASNRRIQFQQQQMNSSRLSSSAPTSTGLWENQQVWQRREPRKHLLSTSSVAEAGSTSSLSTGGILSPEGHDFSHDEGYDDSDSDHYEDYSTDNDSDNEDTPRSSGNKKERFFWQYNVQAKGPKGQRLVIKSQLEDPHVLNEITDPVFSPNCSVRGIKHSGKARKGDGNDLTPNPRKLYSIGKELDKLGKTINDMTPVSELPFNVRPKSRKEKNKLASRACRLKKKAQHEANKIKLFGLETEHKRLINGIIDIKKALAYKCGRPHENTDEANVQIEKVAVQSTTLKIAGSSTEFVNKVLEKVKSGTPSGGLEEITTDN from the exons ATGAGACTACAAATGGATGAACAATTATTTAGGATGTTATACAG AACAGCAGCAATgagtcaaaatcaaaaattgccGAGTAGCGGCGATTTTTACGACAACAACAGCTCATCAAACAGTTTTACGTTGATGAAACCGGATCCCAGCTTGAACTACAGTAACTCCATGGACACAACGTCCAGTAACCTGTCGACAACGGCAATGCCTATTCCTCGTACACGTCAGCTGGCCGATTTCTCAGAGTTTAATTTCGATCTGGATCAATCTTTATCGCCGCAATCGCTTCAAGATTGCAATATAATTACATCCAACGGCATCTATGGCATGCAACAAACGTCCACGAATTCGAATACCATGTGGAGTGCGATCAACGATGCCATTGGAATGCCGAAACAGGAACTACACATCGATGATGATGACATTTTTCAGGTGGACAACGCTGACTTATTTCCCGGACCGACTTTGGCTGAGCTGAACGATGATACGATTTTGGAAGATTTGAATATTGAAGATTTCATTTTGCAACAGGACAATACGCTTATTTTGTCATCGACCCACCCGACGTTGACCACTTTGCAGCCGTCGCAGAATGTCATGATGACGAATATTTCACCACCGCAACAGCTTCTACAAACCCAACAACACGTTCAAttacaacaacagcagcagcaacaacaacaacagcaaatgAATATGCAAGGCATTATAATAGCACAAGATGCACTCTATGATGATCCTTCCAGTCCGTACGATATCTATAATACCACGCCAACCAAATCGTTGAATTCCAGCAATGCATTTTCGCCAGGCAGCCATAACAGTTCCAATTCGCCACAACTTCACAATTCAGTATCACCTCCGTTGCACGGATTCAACAACAATGTTTCGATGCAAAGTAAGCCACAGTACTCCACCCTACAAGAATTACTCAAGAAAGAGTACGTGCTATCCGATCGAACGCAATTGGGTCAGTCGGTTCCAGGGCCGTCGTCAACATTATTGATGGCTGGTGCACATAATCCGGACGGATTTGCATCCAATCGTCGAATACAATTTCAACAACAGCAAATGAACTCATCGCGCCTGTCGTCATCTGCTCCGACCTCAACTGGGCTGTGGGAAAATCAGCAAGTGTGGCAACGTCGTGAGCCcagaaaacatttattgtCGACCAGCAGTGTAGCCGAGGCCGGTTCAACGTCATCACTGAGCACTGGCGGTATTTTAAGTCCTGAAGGTCACGATTTTTCACACGATGAAGGCTACGATGACAGTGATAGCGATCATTATGAAGACTATTCTACGGACAATG ATTCCGATAACGAAGACACACCCCGGTCTAGCGGTAATAAGAAGGAGCGCTTCTTTTGGCAATACAACGTCCAGGCGAAGGGACCGAAAGGTCAGCGTCTAGTTATCAAATCCCAATTGGAGGATCCGCATGTCTTGAATGAAATCACCGATCCCGTTTTTAGCCCTAATTGCTCTGTGCGAGGAATTAAG CATAGCGGCAAGGCAAGAAAGGGTGACGGCAACGATTTGACACCGAATCCGCGGAAATTGTACAGCATCGGCAAGGAACTCGATAAATTGGGAAAGACGATAAATGACATGACGCCAGTCAGTGAATTACCATTTAACGTACGGCCAAAGtctagaaaagaaaaaaataaattggctTCACGAGCTTGTCGACTAAAAAAGAAGGCACAACACGAGgcgaacaaaatcaaattattcgGATTGGAGACGGAGCATA AACGATTAATCAATGGAATAATCGATATTAAAAAGGCATTGGCTTACAAGTGTGGGCGTCCACATGAAAATACTGACGAGGCGAACGTTCAAATCGAAAAAGTTGCTGTTCAGTCTACAA CTCTCAAAATAGCAGGTTCATCGACAGAATTTGTGAACAAAGTTCTGGAGAAAGTCAAGTCAGGGACACCAAGTGGGGGATTGGAAGAGATAACAACGGATAATTAA
- the LOC119082207 gene encoding protein CREBRF homolog isoform X4, with amino-acid sequence MSQNQKLPSSGDFYDNNSSSNSFTLMKPDPSLNYSNSMDTTSSNLSTTAMPIPRTRQLADFSEFNFDLDQSLSPQSLQDCNIITSNGIYGMQQTSTNSNTMWSAINDAIGMPKQELHIDDDDIFQVDNADLFPGPTLAELNDDTILEDLNIEDFILQQDNTLILSSTHPTLTTLQPSQNVMMTNISPPQQLLQTQQHVQLQQQQQQQQQQQMNMQGIIIAQDALYDDPSSPYDIYNTTPTKSLNSSNAFSPGSHNSSNSPQLHNSVSPPLHGFNNNVSMQSKPQYSTLQELLKKEYVLSDRTQLGQSVPGPSSTLLMAGAHNPDGFASNRRIQFQQQQMNSSRLSSSAPTSTGLWENQQVWQRREPRKHLLSTSSVAEAGSTSSLSTGGILSPEGHDFSHDEGYDDSDSDHYEDYSTDNDSDNEDTPRSSGNKKERFFWQYNVQAKGPKGQRLVIKSQLEDPHVLNEITDPVFSPNCSVRGIKHSGKARKGDGNDLTPNPRKLYSIGKELDKLGKTINDMTPVSELPFNVRPKSRKEKNKLASRACRLKKKAQHEANKIKLFGLETEHKRLINGIIDIKKALAYKCGRPHENTDEANVQIEKVAVQSTTLKIAGSSTEFVNKVLEKVKSGTPSGGLEEITTDN; translated from the exons ATgagtcaaaatcaaaaattgccGAGTAGCGGCGATTTTTACGACAACAACAGCTCATCAAACAGTTTTACGTTGATGAAACCGGATCCCAGCTTGAACTACAGTAACTCCATGGACACAACGTCCAGTAACCTGTCGACAACGGCAATGCCTATTCCTCGTACACGTCAGCTGGCCGATTTCTCAGAGTTTAATTTCGATCTGGATCAATCTTTATCGCCGCAATCGCTTCAAGATTGCAATATAATTACATCCAACGGCATCTATGGCATGCAACAAACGTCCACGAATTCGAATACCATGTGGAGTGCGATCAACGATGCCATTGGAATGCCGAAACAGGAACTACACATCGATGATGATGACATTTTTCAGGTGGACAACGCTGACTTATTTCCCGGACCGACTTTGGCTGAGCTGAACGATGATACGATTTTGGAAGATTTGAATATTGAAGATTTCATTTTGCAACAGGACAATACGCTTATTTTGTCATCGACCCACCCGACGTTGACCACTTTGCAGCCGTCGCAGAATGTCATGATGACGAATATTTCACCACCGCAACAGCTTCTACAAACCCAACAACACGTTCAAttacaacaacagcagcagcaacaacaacaacagcaaatgAATATGCAAGGCATTATAATAGCACAAGATGCACTCTATGATGATCCTTCCAGTCCGTACGATATCTATAATACCACGCCAACCAAATCGTTGAATTCCAGCAATGCATTTTCGCCAGGCAGCCATAACAGTTCCAATTCGCCACAACTTCACAATTCAGTATCACCTCCGTTGCACGGATTCAACAACAATGTTTCGATGCAAAGTAAGCCACAGTACTCCACCCTACAAGAATTACTCAAGAAAGAGTACGTGCTATCCGATCGAACGCAATTGGGTCAGTCGGTTCCAGGGCCGTCGTCAACATTATTGATGGCTGGTGCACATAATCCGGACGGATTTGCATCCAATCGTCGAATACAATTTCAACAACAGCAAATGAACTCATCGCGCCTGTCGTCATCTGCTCCGACCTCAACTGGGCTGTGGGAAAATCAGCAAGTGTGGCAACGTCGTGAGCCcagaaaacatttattgtCGACCAGCAGTGTAGCCGAGGCCGGTTCAACGTCATCACTGAGCACTGGCGGTATTTTAAGTCCTGAAGGTCACGATTTTTCACACGATGAAGGCTACGATGACAGTGATAGCGATCATTATGAAGACTATTCTACGGACAATG ATTCCGATAACGAAGACACACCCCGGTCTAGCGGTAATAAGAAGGAGCGCTTCTTTTGGCAATACAACGTCCAGGCGAAGGGACCGAAAGGTCAGCGTCTAGTTATCAAATCCCAATTGGAGGATCCGCATGTCTTGAATGAAATCACCGATCCCGTTTTTAGCCCTAATTGCTCTGTGCGAGGAATTAAG CATAGCGGCAAGGCAAGAAAGGGTGACGGCAACGATTTGACACCGAATCCGCGGAAATTGTACAGCATCGGCAAGGAACTCGATAAATTGGGAAAGACGATAAATGACATGACGCCAGTCAGTGAATTACCATTTAACGTACGGCCAAAGtctagaaaagaaaaaaataaattggctTCACGAGCTTGTCGACTAAAAAAGAAGGCACAACACGAGgcgaacaaaatcaaattattcgGATTGGAGACGGAGCATA AACGATTAATCAATGGAATAATCGATATTAAAAAGGCATTGGCTTACAAGTGTGGGCGTCCACATGAAAATACTGACGAGGCGAACGTTCAAATCGAAAAAGTTGCTGTTCAGTCTACAA CTCTCAAAATAGCAGGTTCATCGACAGAATTTGTGAACAAAGTTCTGGAGAAAGTCAAGTCAGGGACACCAAGTGGGGGATTGGAAGAGATAACAACGGATAATTAA
- the LOC119082207 gene encoding protein CREBRF homolog isoform X3 has translation MSQNQKLPSSGDFYDNNSSSNSFTLMKPDPSLNYSNSMDTTSSNLSTTAMPIPRTRQLADFSEFNFDLDQSLSPQSLQDCNIITSNGIYGMQQTSTNSNTMWSAINDAIGMPKQELHIDDDDIFQVDNADLFPGPTLAELNDDTILEDLNIEDFILQQDNTLILSSTHPTLTTLQPSQNVMMTNISPPQQLLQTQQHVQLQQQQQQQQQQQMNMQGIIIAQDALYDDPSSPYDIYNTTPTKSLNSSNAFSPGSHNSSNSPQLHNSVSPPLHGFNNNVSMQSKPQYSTLQELLKKEYVLSDRTQLGQSVPGPSSTLLMAGAHNPDGFASNRRIQFQQQQMNSSRLSSSAPTSTGLWENQQVWQRREPRKHLLSTSSVAEAGSTSSLSTGGILSPEGHDFSHDEGYDDSDSDHYEDYSTDNDSDNEDTPRSSGNKKERFFWQYNVQAKGPKGQRLVIKSQLEDPHVLNEITDPVFSPNCSVRGIKVIKHSGKARKGDGNDLTPNPRKLYSIGKELDKLGKTINDMTPVSELPFNVRPKSRKEKNKLASRACRLKKKAQHEANKIKLFGLETEHKRLINGIIDIKKALAYKCGRPHENTDEANVQIEKVAVQSTTLKIAGSSTEFVNKVLEKVKSGTPSGGLEEITTDN, from the exons ATgagtcaaaatcaaaaattgccGAGTAGCGGCGATTTTTACGACAACAACAGCTCATCAAACAGTTTTACGTTGATGAAACCGGATCCCAGCTTGAACTACAGTAACTCCATGGACACAACGTCCAGTAACCTGTCGACAACGGCAATGCCTATTCCTCGTACACGTCAGCTGGCCGATTTCTCAGAGTTTAATTTCGATCTGGATCAATCTTTATCGCCGCAATCGCTTCAAGATTGCAATATAATTACATCCAACGGCATCTATGGCATGCAACAAACGTCCACGAATTCGAATACCATGTGGAGTGCGATCAACGATGCCATTGGAATGCCGAAACAGGAACTACACATCGATGATGATGACATTTTTCAGGTGGACAACGCTGACTTATTTCCCGGACCGACTTTGGCTGAGCTGAACGATGATACGATTTTGGAAGATTTGAATATTGAAGATTTCATTTTGCAACAGGACAATACGCTTATTTTGTCATCGACCCACCCGACGTTGACCACTTTGCAGCCGTCGCAGAATGTCATGATGACGAATATTTCACCACCGCAACAGCTTCTACAAACCCAACAACACGTTCAAttacaacaacagcagcagcaacaacaacaacagcaaatgAATATGCAAGGCATTATAATAGCACAAGATGCACTCTATGATGATCCTTCCAGTCCGTACGATATCTATAATACCACGCCAACCAAATCGTTGAATTCCAGCAATGCATTTTCGCCAGGCAGCCATAACAGTTCCAATTCGCCACAACTTCACAATTCAGTATCACCTCCGTTGCACGGATTCAACAACAATGTTTCGATGCAAAGTAAGCCACAGTACTCCACCCTACAAGAATTACTCAAGAAAGAGTACGTGCTATCCGATCGAACGCAATTGGGTCAGTCGGTTCCAGGGCCGTCGTCAACATTATTGATGGCTGGTGCACATAATCCGGACGGATTTGCATCCAATCGTCGAATACAATTTCAACAACAGCAAATGAACTCATCGCGCCTGTCGTCATCTGCTCCGACCTCAACTGGGCTGTGGGAAAATCAGCAAGTGTGGCAACGTCGTGAGCCcagaaaacatttattgtCGACCAGCAGTGTAGCCGAGGCCGGTTCAACGTCATCACTGAGCACTGGCGGTATTTTAAGTCCTGAAGGTCACGATTTTTCACACGATGAAGGCTACGATGACAGTGATAGCGATCATTATGAAGACTATTCTACGGACAATG ATTCCGATAACGAAGACACACCCCGGTCTAGCGGTAATAAGAAGGAGCGCTTCTTTTGGCAATACAACGTCCAGGCGAAGGGACCGAAAGGTCAGCGTCTAGTTATCAAATCCCAATTGGAGGATCCGCATGTCTTGAATGAAATCACCGATCCCGTTTTTAGCCCTAATTGCTCTGTGCGAGGAATTAAGGTAATAAAG CATAGCGGCAAGGCAAGAAAGGGTGACGGCAACGATTTGACACCGAATCCGCGGAAATTGTACAGCATCGGCAAGGAACTCGATAAATTGGGAAAGACGATAAATGACATGACGCCAGTCAGTGAATTACCATTTAACGTACGGCCAAAGtctagaaaagaaaaaaataaattggctTCACGAGCTTGTCGACTAAAAAAGAAGGCACAACACGAGgcgaacaaaatcaaattattcgGATTGGAGACGGAGCATA AACGATTAATCAATGGAATAATCGATATTAAAAAGGCATTGGCTTACAAGTGTGGGCGTCCACATGAAAATACTGACGAGGCGAACGTTCAAATCGAAAAAGTTGCTGTTCAGTCTACAA CTCTCAAAATAGCAGGTTCATCGACAGAATTTGTGAACAAAGTTCTGGAGAAAGTCAAGTCAGGGACACCAAGTGGGGGATTGGAAGAGATAACAACGGATAATTAA